CTGTTGCGAGCTTCGTTTGGCACGGTCGGCGCGAACGTCCCGGCCATGCTGCGTGCGATTGTGGCTTGCGGCTGGTTTGGCATTCAAACCTGGCTGGGCGCAGGCGCAATCGATGTCCTCTTCGGCATGATCTTGCCTGGCTGGAAGTCGCTGGCGACGTCGATTGGCGGTGTGGAACTCCACACCTGGCTGGCGTTCTTTCTCTTCTGGGGAGTGCAGGTTTATTTCATCGTGGTGGGACTCGAAGGAATCAAGCATCTGGAAAGTTGGGGCTCACCACTGTTGCTGCTGGGTGGACTAATGCTTCTCGGCTGGTGTGTGAACAAAGCGGGTGGAATGGGACCGGTCTTAGAAGGGTCGGTCGACCTGCAAAAAGTGAAAAACAACTTCTGGTCCATCTTTCCCGCCTTCCTCACCGGGGCGGTTGGCTATTGGGCGACACTTTCGACCAACATCCCCGACTTCACGCGTTACGCCAGGTCACAGCGCTCACAAATGCTGGGGCAGGCTCTGGGACTCCCCACCACCATGACGTTGTTTGCCTTCATCGGCGTGGCCGTTACCAGCGCCACGCTAAGGATCTATGGCGAGCCGATTTCCGATCCGATCAAGCTGATGGCCCGCTTCGACAATGTCTACGTCGTGCTGTTTGCCACGGTCGTGGTGTTCGTCGCGCAACTCACAACCAACATGGCGGCCAATGTTGTCTCACCCAGCAATGACTTCTCGAACCTCAATCCCAAATTGATTAGCTACGTCACCGGCGGGTTAATCACCGCGGTCATTGGCATTGTGATGATGCCTTGGAAGATCATGCAATCGGCCGGCGACTATGTGTTCATCTGGCTGGTGGGTTATTCTGGATTAATGGGTGCCATCGGTGGAATCATGATCTGCGATTACTGGGTGCTGCGGCGACAACAGTTGGATTTGCGACAACTGTTCGAACCGGCCGGCAAATATTCGTACACAGGCGGAGTCAACTGGCGGGCGATGGCCGCACTCGCGATCGGCATTGCACCTTGCGTGCCTGGTTTTCTCGATGCCGCCTCGGGCAGTCGCATCGCCGCGCCTGAGTTTTTTAAAGTGCTGTACACCTACGCGTGGTTCGTCACGTTTGCGATTGGCTTCGTTTTGTACTGGCTGCTGATGTTGGGGCACCCCACCTTGCGGCCTGCTATTGAGGAAAGGTGATGCGCTCGACGCGCGTCAATCGATCATGCCCACACTCGCTACCACTGTTGACGGCCTGAAACTTCCCAATCCGTTTGTTATCGGTTCTGGTCCACCGGGCACCAATGCGAATGTCATCGGCAAAGCGCTCGACGAAGGTTGGGGTGCCGTCATCGCCAAGACGATCTCCCTCGAATCCACCAAGGTCGTCAATGTTCAGCCACGTTACGCCCGGCTGCGGTCAGCCAGTAGCGAAATCATCGGCTGGCAGAACATCGAGTTGATATCCGATCGACCCTTCGACGTCTGGCTCGACGAATTCAAGCGACTGAAAGACAAATATCCCGACGGCGTGGTGATCGCCTCCATCATGGAGGAATACAACAAAGACCGTTGGTGCGAAATTGTCGAACGGACCCAAGCTACCGGCGTGGCGGGCTTCGAACTTAACTTCTCCTGTCCACACGGTCTGCCCGAACGAAAGATGGGCTCGGCGATGGGGCAGGACTGCGCACTGATGGAAGAAGTCTGCCGCTGGGTAATGAGTGTGGCGAAGATTCCCGTCTGGGCGAAACTCACGCCGAACATCACCCACATCGATGAAACGGCCATCGCAGCGCTGAAAGGTGGTTGCCACGGGGTGAGCGCAATTAACACCATTCTTTCGGTCACCAGCGTCGATCTCGAAACGCTTCGCCCCGAACCAACCGTCGAGGGGTACAGCACGCCGGGGGGCTATAGTTGTATCGCCGTCAAACCAATCGCCTTACGCATGGTGAAGGAATGCGCCGAAGCAATCCGCCACCAATTTCCCGGTCGCAGCTTGAGCGGCATCGGCGGCATTGAGACGGGTGCCGACGCTGCCCAGTTTATTCTGCTGGGGGCCGATACGGTGCAGGTTTGCACGGGGGTCATGAAGGTGGGCTACGACTGCGTGGCGAAAATGAAAGACGATCTGCTCGCCTTCATGGCGCGTCACAAGTTCGAAACCATCAGCGACTTCAAGGGACACAGTCTGCAATATTTCACTACGCACTCCGACCTGGTCAAGCGACAAGCCGAAGCCCGTGCGGCCGCCAAAGCGGCTAAAGCCAGCGGAGTGGTTACCAAAGACACCGAGTGGCAAGGCGATGCCTTCGTCCGCCAAAGCGATGCCCTGGCGCGCAATTAAGACCCTAGTCTTACCGCCCATCAGATCTTTTGAATCTTATGATTTCGCTCCTTGACGCATCCGCTGGACCACGAGGAGTTGCAAGAGGCAGATTCTTCACCACCGCATTTTGGTATAAATGCCGTCCAAAGGAGACCTGCATATGGATACTGGTAAACGTTGCGCGGCGGAGTTCATTGGTACGTTCTGGCTCGTATTCGGAGGCTGTGGCAGCGCTGTCTTGTCGGCTGCCTTCCCTGAGGTTGGCATCGGACTGCTGGGTGTGGCCTTCGCGTTCGGGTTAACGGTCCTCACCATGGCCTATGCCATTGGTCATGTCTCGGGCTGTCATCTCAATCCCGCGGTTTCGGTTGGGCTGGTGACGGGCGGTCGCTTTCCAATTGCGGACCTCGCCCCCTACATCATCGCTCAGGTTCTGGGCGGCATTGCCGGCGCCGGCGTGCTCTATGTGATTGCTTCGGGCAAAGCGGGCTTCAGTCTGGCGGGGGGCTTCGCCTCGAATGGCTACGCCGAGCATTCGCCGGGTGGCTATTCAATGGTCGCGGCCCTGGTCGCCGAGTTCGTCCTCACCTTTATGTTTCTATTCATCATTCTGGGATCGACCGACAAGCGAGCCCCGAGTGGTTTCGCTCCCATCGCGATTGGCCTTGGTTTGACCCTCATTCACTTGATTGGCATTCCGGTCACAAACCTCTCGGTGAATCCTGCTCGTTCCACAGGACCGGCTGTGTTCGTTGGCGGTTGGGCTCTCGCGCAGCTTTGGCTGTTCTGGGTTGCCCCCATCGCGGGTGCTGCTGTCGCCGGCATTGTCTACCGCGCAGTTTTCGCGGCCAAACCGGTGGAACCAGCCAAGACAAAATGATTCTCAGACAAGATGCCAGTCCCTCATGGAATGCAACATTCGCCTCTTCAGGCCCGACGATGTCGATGTTCTGCGTCAGTTGACGGTGGAGGCGTTCGCTGGTGTTTCACTGGAACAGAACATCGAAGATGCGCTCGGGCTGCTAAATGGCCACGACTGGAAATGGCGCAAGGCACGCCACGTCGATGAAGATGTGAAGGCGAATGCAGCCGGGATCTTCGTGGCGGAAACGCTGACCGGTGTCGTGGGCTACATTTCGACAGTGGTCGATCGGGCTGCTGGCAAAGGGCGGATTCCAAATCTCGTAGTGGCCGCCGAGCTGCGCGGCCAAGGCTTGGGCCGTCAGCTGATCGAACATGCCTTGGATTACTTTCGCGAAGAAGGGCTGGAGTACGCCACGATCGAGACGATGGCCCAGAACGAAATTGGCAACCATCTGTATCGTGCTTGTGGATTTGCGGAAGTCGCGCGGCAGGTCCATTTCGCCCGCCGACTTTGAACGTGAACGGAGTCTTATTTCGTCAGCATTACTTCGCCATTGGCTTTAGCCACAAACGCTGCTTCGTAACTTCAGTCACCTTCGCACGCGAATAGACGAGCGGAAAATACTCGCCGCGCGACCACGGTTCTGCCAGGTCGTTGTAGTGAGCGCTTCCCGGTTGCCCCGATTGTCCCGGCGCACTTGTCGCCAATCCGCGATCCCAATCTGCCAGGTCGAACAGCTGCCGATAACTGGCTCCGTGAATCTGTTGGAAGTGATCGTCGTAACGCGTGTTATTGGGAGTATTCCCTTCGCCGGGCCGCTCGAAAGGACCGACGTTGAGCGCCCGCGCATTCACAACTCCCAGTGAGGCCAGCGGATGGCGAAAAGTAACCTGGTGCAGCGCACCCCAGCGTGCTTGCTGCGCGGTTGGCAGTTGCTTCCATTTTGCTACCGCGCGCTGAAACGACTCGCGCACAATTGCATCCCGCTGTTCCTTTGCGTCTGCTCCCAGCCAACGAGAATCGCACTGTTCGAGCGCGGCAATCACGGTCTCGATTCCGGCGAGCGAGTTCAGCAGCTTGACGTGTTCTGGGGGAACATGCCGCTGGAACAGCGCGGCCTGCAATTCCTTTTGCCACAGCGCATAGAGCGCGCCAGCGGGGGAATCCACCGAAAGGTGCCCGTCCCAGTCAGTCAGCAAGCGGGCCACTTCCGCCTCTTCGGCATTGGCACCAACGTCGCGCAGCAGTTTCGCGAGCGCTTGGGCTGGTAACGACACACTGTCTTGTTGCAAGCTGCGAAACTCGCCAAGTTCCCATTGGTCCTTCGAAGTCAGCCGGTTGTGCAGTCGCTGGAAGCGATAGCGAGGTGTGAACTCATAGCCGACAACGTGTGGATAATCGGCGGGCACGATATTGTGGTTGGCGGTCAGCAGGGCCCCTTCAGGCGGATTGAACCGCCGTGGATGCTCAGCCGGCGGCAGGAAACCCGACCAATCGAATTCGGCCTTGCCCGGCACTGGCAGCAAACCCGAATGAGCATGTCCTTTCGCGCCGCGTAGCGGATAGTGAGCCGCCGCGACCCAGCCGATGTTGCCATCGACATCGGCATAAACGAAATTCAACCCCGGCACATGCCAGGCTCCCAGCGCGCGGCGAAACTGTTCCTGATTCTGCGCTCGCGCGACGCCCAATGACGCCAGGTACGCAGCGCCACCCGGTTCACTGCCGCTCCACTGCAGGGCATAAGCACGATTCCGCTCGCGATCGATGTGCAGAATCGGACCATGCCGCGAATGCTTGATGCTGACCTTCGTCGGGTTCGGCATTCCTTTGACGACAATCTGTTCCTCGTAAGTGGCGAACGTTTGAAATCCATCAAGCGCTGCATATTGATCCGCATTGGCGGGATTCAATTCCTCCACGACGATGTCGGCCGTATCGGCCCCGATGATAGTAAATCCCCAGGCAATCCGTTCGTTGTGTCCGATTGCTACTCCCGGCAAACCTGGCTCACCCGCGCCAATCACATTCCAGCCCGGCGCATGCAGATGGACGACGTAACGAAGCGAGGGCAGAGCAATCGCGCGGTGCGGATCAGACGCCAGCAGCGGCTTGCCCGAGCGAGAGCGAGCGCCGGAGACAACCCAGTTGTTGCTTTCGCTCTTGGCTGGCGTAAACGACAGCGACTTCGTGAGCGCTTCGTAACCGTGCAGAAGCTTTTCAGGAAACGCTTTGGCATCTGCTGGCGAAAGATGAAGTTGATAGTTAGTGGCGGGATCAACAGGCGCTAGCCAACGAGCTTTTTCGTCGCCAACCAGTTGAATCAATTTGAGCCGCTGAACTTCGTTGCGAAAATTCTGCGACATGTAGATGCCCGACGAACGGCCGAGAATATCTGCCGGTTGCCACTTCTTGGGGCGATAGCCCAACTGGCGAAATTCGACGGGGAGTCGATCGCCGCACTGATCGATATAGGCATTGATGCCCCGCGTGAACGCCGTGGCAATGGCCTGGGTATCGGGCGAATAGCTCAGCCATTCGCGTTCCATATCGCCCCGATAGCGAATGAGCCGGGCAAATTTGTCGGCCTCGATGGCACTCGGCCCCATGACTTCGGCCAGTTCACCGACCCCTTGCCGCCGCCACAGATCGATTTGAAACAAGCGGTCTTGCGCCACGACATAGCCTTGCGCAAAGAACAGATCGTGCGAGTTTTTGGCATAGATATGCGGAACGCCCCACTGGTCGCGAGCGATCTCGACGGGCTGCTCCAGTCCCGCGAGGGTCATCTCTCCCTGCGTTTGCGAGAGCACCTCTCGTTGGGCCACGGCCGCGAATTCTGAGAGCGTGGTTAAGAGCCGCGCGGGATCGTCGGCCGAAAGTGAATCGGGCCGATGTGCCAGCAGTGCCGTCACTTCTTCTGTCTGGCCAGTGGTTCCATTCAAATGCAACTGCGCCTTCGCCTTCCGGACTCGCGCGACGAGTGTTTCATCTGTCAACCAGCGGGGCCACAGGCGAATCATCTCGACTCCGGCTTGTGCATAGGCCTCGATTTCGTCGGGCTTGGCGATCAATCCCAGCTGACGCGCTTTCGGCAACAGCTTGCGGAACTGCTGAGCCTGTTCGACGCTGCGCACACCGACGATGATGCGAGCTTCTTCGCCATGACTGCGAATTGCCGCTGCCACAAGTTCTGCGTACTCATCGCCCGACTCTTTCAGATCGAGCAGCACGTCAATCTGACCACGGCAAACGACGAGCGCCTCTTCGAGCGTGGGAATGCGTTCCCCTTTGAATTCGACAGCAAACCAGGAACCGGCATCGAGTGCCTTTAATTCCGCAAGGGTCTTCACGCTAATCAGCCCCTTGGAATTGGTCGTGCGTTCCAACTGCGCATCGTGCCGCAGAACCAGGCGTTTGTCCTTAGAAAGTCGCACATCGACTTCCACTGCGGTTGCCCCGACCTCAATCGCCCGCCGCGTGCTGGCGAGCGTATTCTCTGGGCGGTCGCTACTCGAACCACGATGGGCGACCAGTTGCTTCACCGCCAGAGCGGCGGCCACTTCGGCCGGCAGTGTTTGCTGTGCGGCAAGGGGCGCAACTAGAGCCACTACCAGCAGAGACGCGAATAGAGGGCGAACCATTGCAGCCATGAAGCTCACTCCGCAAAGCAGTCGAACTTGTTTGAAAGCGCTCCGATTGTAACTGCTTCGCGCGGCAGCGTGACTGTTGGGCACATCGGTGCCAGGCAACTGGTGCTGGAATCCGTCATCCACCACCGCGCTAAACGTTCGCCTGGACGGGTGATAATCTTTGACACGGAGCGTTTTGGTGCAGACAATTGTCTGGTCAACGAAAAGTGTTATGGACGGCATAGGTCGAACGGGGTGTTTTCGACCCGGTTGCTGCGATTTCGAACAACGGAGCTCGAGCGTGACTGATTTTCAATTGAACCGGCGGCAAGCACTTCTTATGGGTGGCTTGGGCGCGCTGAGCCTCGGCATGCCAGGAGCGGTGATTGGCAGCGACAAGCTCGATGCGCAAGGCAACGCAGTTGCCTCGGAAAAGTCGTGCATCTTCATCCTGCTGTGCGGCGGCCCGAGCCAGGTCGATACCTGGGATATGAAACCCGACGCACCTGCTTCGATCCGCGGCCCGTATCGCCCGATCGCCACCAAGGTGCCGGGCATGCGCATCAACGAGATGCATACGGAACTGGCAAAGCAGACCGACCAGTTCACGCTCATCAATTCGATGACGCACCCGGGCTCGATCAGCAATCACTTCGACGCGATGCACAACCTGCTCAGCGGCCAGTCGGCAAAGCGAGTGCAGCAGGGCATGCCAGACGACCAGCCTTATCTCGGGTCGTTTGTTGCGAAGCACCGGCCCAGCGAACGCAACCTGGTCTCCAACGCGTGGCTAATCAAGTGCGTTGGGCCCCCCGTCTTTTGCGCGCCAAACATTGGCATCGGCGGTTATCTCGGCTCGGCGTATGCGCCCGTGTTTGTGGGATCGGCCGAGAATCACCCTGCAATGGCAACTTTTAAGTCGCCAGAAATCTACGACTTCGGTAATGCTGATGACCTCAACCGCCGCAAGAATCTGTTGGCGAACCTCGAGTCCCACAAACTCGACCGCGATGCCCAAGGCAAGGATTGGTCGGATCTGCGCGTCAAAGCCTATGAAGCGATGACGCGGCCCGAAGGACGGCAGGCCTTCGACATGAGCCGCGAACCCACCAAAGTCCGCGAAGGCTATGGTATGCATCCGCTAGGTCAAAACCTGCTGCTCGCGCGACGGATGGTTGAGTCCGGCGTGCGGTTCGTGACGGTCAATGGCTGGGCGGGCCAGGCGACGCACGACAAACAGGGACCACCCAGCAGTAGTTGGGATATGCACGGCGGCAACATGGGCATGGGGAACGCCTTCGGCGACGGCTCGTACGGCATGGGCTTTTGCCTGCCGCGGCTCGATCAGGCCCTCGCCGCGCTCCTCGCAGATCTGAAGGATCGCGGCATGCTGAAGAATACGCTTGTGGTATGCATGGGCGAATTCGGCCGCACTCCCAATATCCTCACGCAAGTGCCCCCCGGCCGTCAGCACTGGCCCAGCTGTTTTTCCGCCATCATGGCGGGCTGTGGCATTCGTGGCGGGGCCGTCTATGGAAAGTCTGACAAGCACGCTGCTTATGTCGAAAGCAACCCCGTGCGTCCCGAGGAAATGGCTGCCACCATCTATCACGCCCTCGATATTCCCCTCAACCCGCCGCAAAACAATAGCGGCATCTCGCGCCCCATCACCACCGGCAAACCGCTGCTGGAACTGTTCGGCTAGCACTCTTTGCTTTCGGTCAATGGAATTTGACCAACACGTGCGGACGAGATTCGGTGCGCTCGCGCGCAGCGCGCAACCCATTTTGCCAGCGCGTTTCACTCGCAACTCTGCCTGGGTGTAGCGTTGGCACTCGGTGCCATTCGGCTAGAATTCACCTTATCGATCAGTCACCGACGGCTAAACCGCCGCCGCGGGTTCGGTGCTCGTCATGAATGCGTAGGCTCTGTTCCCTTCCATCTAGTCTTTAAAGCGATGTCTCTTGCGAGGAATCGATCATGGCTTTTACTTACAATCGTCTCGACAAGAACGACGTAGCCGTCTTGTTGGTGGATCATCAGTCCGGGCTAACCAATCTCGTTCAGGACTTTTCGCCCGATGACTTCAAAAACAATGTTCTCGCGCTGGCCGATTGCGCCAACTATTTCAAGCTGCCAACAATTCTGACCACCAGTTTCGAGGATGGCCCTAATGGCCCACTCGTGCCAGAGCTAAAAGCGCTCTTTCCCACTGCGCCGTATATCGCGCGACCCGGCAACATCAACGCTTGGGACAACGAGGACTTTGTGAAGGCGGTGAAAGCGACCGGCAAAAAGCAGTTGCTGATCGCCGGCATTGTGACGGAAGTTTGCGTGGCGTTCCCCGCCCTCTCAGCGCGTGAAGAAGGGTACGAGGTCTTTGTCGCGACCGACGCCTCGGGCACATTCAACAAGACCACGCGCGACGCAGCCTGGGCCCGCATGTCGGCAGCTGGCTGCCAGTTGATGAGTTGGTTCGGCATTGCCTGCGAACTGCACCGCGACTGGCGCAACGACATCGAGGGTTTGGGCACCCTCTTCTCGAATCATCTGCCGTCCTACCGCTGCCTTATCACCAGCTATATGGCCGGCATGGCTGCGAAAAAATAAGCTGCAACCTGGCGACGCCGCTGGTCCCTGGAAGCATGTCACTCGATATCTCCGACCCCATGATGTTCGTGCCACATAATGGCGTTGGCTAGCAGCAACAGGAGTGTCAAAATAGCAAGTTAAGTGATCGGTCGCTGCGTTCTTGGGAAATGCTTCGCAGGACCAGCTACTGTCCCGACGTGGGAACATATTCGGCGGCAACGCCACCAGAGAAAGAGCAATGGGAAGAAATTTCGAAAATCGTAAGGCTTCGATCTTCAAGACGGCAGGTCAGAAATCGAAGCTCTATTCCAAATACGGCAAGCAGTTGTATGTCGTGGCCAAGAATGGCGTTCCGGATCCCGAAAAGAATCCGGCGCTGCGGGCCTTTATCGAGAAGGCCAAAAAGGATCAGATTCCCGCACACGTTATCGATAAGGCCATCGAGAAAGCCAAAGGAGTTGGCGGCGAAGACTTCGTCTCCGCGCGCTACGAAGGTTTCGGCCCCGGCAATTCGATGGTGATTGTCGATTGCTTGACGGACAACAACAACCGCACAATTACCGACGTCCGCAACTGCTTTACAAAGACCGGTTCACGATTGGGAGCTGCGGGGTCCGTCACCCGCTCGTTTGACCATCTGGCGATTTTGTCCTTCAAGGGTGACAAAGAAGAGCAAGTGCTCGAAGCGATGATTAGCGCCGACGTCAATATCGAAGAAATCGAGAGCACGAACGGCACCCTGACGATCTACGCACCAGCTGGCGAATTCTTCAAGGCCAAGACCGCTCTCTTGCAGGCGTTTCCTGAGACGAAATTCGAAGCCCAAGAGATCACATTCCTGCCGCAAGCCAGCAAGGCCCTTAGTCCCGAAGATTTACCCATGTTCGAAAAGTTTCTCGATATGCTGAACGACTGCGACGACGTGCAGGACGTCTATCACAACGTCGAGTTGCCAGGTTAACGCGCGCGTCCTCGTTCGATAGCCGAGTGAGTCCGCACCTTAGGACGGAAGTGCGTTGCACGTTCGGATTAAGCCCATCAACATTCGTGCCCATTCTTCATGCGCCGATCCCTTGCGGAGCACGAACCTCACCAGTCCGCGCCCGAAGTACTCGCTCATCGATCGCTCATGAAAAAATGCGTTGCGTCGGCGCGGTGGTAAGCCATAAATAAGTGCGATCCCGAGGTTCAGTTTCACGTAGGTGCGCACCGTAGCTGCCAGGAAGGGCTCAACCCGTGGGGCTGGCCCATCAAACACTCGGTTCCGATCGAGGTTCGCCGCCAAAGCTGGTTGATCGGACAGTGAGTGGCGCGACGACACCAAAGGATAATGTCGTAAGTCGGCGGGGCGCACGCTTCGCTTCTTCGCGAGAGGATGCCCCTTAGGAGTCACCAACAAGGTTTCGAGTTCGTAAGCGGGCTCGATCGAAAGTCCCGGTGGCGGCCGACCGGGTACGCCCTCCGATGTCAAACCAAGATCCGCAGCACCCGATTCGACAGCCTGGATGACCAAGTCATCGTGCAATTCGAGAAATGCCACCCGTACCTGCGGCGCGCTCTTGAGCAGCGCGAGAATTGCGTCGGGCAAATCTTCTTGAATAACTCGTGGCGGGCCGGCGATCGTCAACCGGACTTCGGCGGTCGATTGCGCGAGTTCAAAGCGCTTTCTCAGCCCGTTTGTGGCGGTAATGATTGGCATCGCAAACTCAGCCAGCAGTTGCCCCTCGGCGGTGAGCCGGCAACCGCGCCGGTGCGGTTCAATTAGCTGAACGCCAAAGTCGCGCTGCAATGCGAGCACCTGCTCGCGAACCGTCGGATGTGTGAGGCCCAGTGTCTTCGCCGCCGCTGCCAGGCTTCCCAGGCGGGCTGTTTCGCAGAAGCTCCGCAATTGCTGCAGCGTGAGCTCTTTGTAAGCAGGACTTTTCGCAGCTTGCCGCGGCATGGCCGAATTTCCTGGTAACGGTTAAGCCTTTATCACATGAAGATAAAACATCAATCAGCTTACACTTGAATAATGCGGACCTCTACCGCAAACTGGACTCATGTTCCAGGATCCACTGTGTTGCCGAACTGCTCAAGACGAGCCAAATTGCAGTGGAATATTGTTTTTTCAGCCAAAGATGCTTTGCCCAAGCGCACTCTGCTGTTGGCTATCTGGCCTGATACTGTTCATCGTGACAGCCACCGGCATTGCTGACGAACTCAGCCAAAAGGATGTGGCCTTTTTCGAGAGCAAGATTCGGCCAATCTTGGCCAAGCACTGCTATGAATGTCACTCGGCAGGAGCGAAGCAGGTGCATGGTGGCTTGCGACTCGATTCGCGCCACACCCTTCTGCAGGGTGGCGATTCCGGCGCGATTGTAGTAGCTGGCCAACCGGAGAAGAGTCTACTCATCGAGTCGATCGGCTACTCCGGCGATATTCAAATGCCACCGGCGGGCAAACTACCCGCCGCAGAGATTGCCCTGCTCACCGGTTGGGTTCGTAGCGGTGCCATACTTCCCGAAGATCGTTCGACTTCTGACTCAAAAAAGAGTATCGATTTTGTTGCTGGGCGGACCTTCTGGTCGTTTGTACCGCCGCAAGCTGTGCCCCAACCGGCAGTTCGCGGAGCAGAGTGGCTGCGGCAACCAATCGATTCCTTTGTGCTCACCGCGCTAGAAACGCAGAATCTCACCCCAACCGAGCGAGCGGATCGCCGCACCCTCATTCGCCGTGCCACATACGATCTCACCGGCCTGCCACCCAGTGCGGAGGAAGTCGCGCAGTTTGTGGCCGACCAACAGCCTGATGCGTATGAACAACTGATCGACCGACTGCTTGCCTCACCTCATTACGGGGAGCGCTGGGGACGATATTGGCTTGACTATGCCCGCTATTCGGACGGCAATGCAACCTCGCTGGAAGTTCGCGGCCAGGCGTGGCTCTATCGCGATTGGGTCGTCGGTGCACTGAGCGCCGATCTCTCTTACGATCAGTTCGTCCTGCAACAGTTCGCTGCCGACCATTTGCCCGAGTGCACTTCGGCCGATCTGGCCGCGTTGGGCTTTCTCGGGATTAGTCCGGAGTATTGGAAGGAACTTCAACTCGCACCGGCCGTAATCGAGACGATTGTGGCCGATGAATGGGAAGAGCGGATCGATGCCATCGGCCGGACGTTTCTCGGACTGTCGATTGCTTGTGCTCGTTGCCACGATCATAAGTTTGATCCCATCAGCACAGAAGATTACTACGCCCTGGCCGGAGTGCTCGCCAGCACGCAATTAACCGAGCGAGTCGTCATTCCCGAGCCTGCAGCGCAAGTCGTTCGCCAGGCAACAGAAAAGGTGAAGTCACTGCGCGCGGAGTTGGCGAAGCTCACAGCCATCCAAGCGAAATCGCCGGACGACAAGGCAAAAATCGCAGACCTTCAATCACAAATCGCTTCAATCGAAAGCACCACTCCGCACTATCACTCGTCCACCGCTCACGGCCTGATTGATGCGGCGCTCCATGTTCTACCAGCTGGTAAGAACCACACGAAGATAGAATACAAGCCCGGCGAGACGCTCGACCTGTCCGTGCATATACGCGGTAACCCCACGCGGCGGGGAGCGCAGGTGCCACGGCGGTTTCTCACCGTTTTCTCGGCAGACAAGCCAGCATCATTTCAGCAGGGGAGCGGCCGACTCGAACTTGCTAAGGCGATCTTGAACGAGGGAGCACCCCTTTCGGCACGTGTCATTGTGAATCGAGTCTGGAAGAATCACTTTGGCCGCGGGCTTGTCGAAACCCTGAGCGATTTTGGTACGCAAGGCGCACGACCGTCTCATCCCGAACTGCTCGACGACTTGACCCACCGCTTTGTTGAACACGGCTGGTCGCTCAAGTGGCTGCACCGCGAACTAATGCTCTCCGCCACTTATCAACAGGGCAGCACTTATAGCCGCGAGAAAGTCGGTATCGATCCCGATAATCGCTGGCTATGGCGGATGAATCGTCGCCGACTCGATATCGAAGCGTGGCGCGACTCACTACTCGTCGCGAGTGACAATCTCGATCGGCGAGTGGGTGGACCGTCGGTGGTTCTTTCGGCAGCGGCAAATCGCCGCCGAACGCTCTACGCCAAGATTGACCGTGCAGACGTCGATGATGTGCTGCGGCTGTTCGACTTTCCCGATCCGGCGACGCATAGCCCCGACCGCATGCCCACGACTACTCCGTTGCAGCAACTATTCGTCCTTAACAGCACGTTCATGCAGCAGCAAGCGCAAGGTGTGGCCGAGTTGCTGCTGGCGGGCGGAATTGAGTCAAAGGAAGCAATCGTCCTGCGCGCGTACCGCCAGTTGTTTGCCCGTGAGCCGAGTTCGAACGAGCTTCGGTTTGGCGTGGAGTTTCTTGGCGAGCACGCTACGGAAGTGCCGCGGGTGCGTGAGTATGCCCAGGCACTGCTGGGTCTGAATGAGTTC
Above is a window of Anatilimnocola aggregata DNA encoding:
- a CDS encoding LysR family transcriptional regulator — its product is MPRQAAKSPAYKELTLQQLRSFCETARLGSLAAAAKTLGLTHPTVREQVLALQRDFGVQLIEPHRRGCRLTAEGQLLAEFAMPIITATNGLRKRFELAQSTAEVRLTIAGPPRVIQEDLPDAILALLKSAPQVRVAFLELHDDLVIQAVESGAADLGLTSEGVPGRPPPGLSIEPAYELETLLVTPKGHPLAKKRSVRPADLRHYPLVSSRHSLSDQPALAANLDRNRVFDGPAPRVEPFLAATVRTYVKLNLGIALIYGLPPRRRNAFFHERSMSEYFGRGLVRFVLRKGSAHEEWARMLMGLIRTCNALPS
- a CDS encoding PSD1 and planctomycete cytochrome C domain-containing protein, which codes for MLCPSALCCWLSGLILFIVTATGIADELSQKDVAFFESKIRPILAKHCYECHSAGAKQVHGGLRLDSRHTLLQGGDSGAIVVAGQPEKSLLIESIGYSGDIQMPPAGKLPAAEIALLTGWVRSGAILPEDRSTSDSKKSIDFVAGRTFWSFVPPQAVPQPAVRGAEWLRQPIDSFVLTALETQNLTPTERADRRTLIRRATYDLTGLPPSAEEVAQFVADQQPDAYEQLIDRLLASPHYGERWGRYWLDYARYSDGNATSLEVRGQAWLYRDWVVGALSADLSYDQFVLQQFAADHLPECTSADLAALGFLGISPEYWKELQLAPAVIETIVADEWEERIDAIGRTFLGLSIACARCHDHKFDPISTEDYYALAGVLASTQLTERVVIPEPAAQVVRQATEKVKSLRAELAKLTAIQAKSPDDKAKIADLQSQIASIESTTPHYHSSTAHGLIDAALHVLPAGKNHTKIEYKPGETLDLSVHIRGNPTRRGAQVPRRFLTVFSADKPASFQQGSGRLELAKAILNEGAPLSARVIVNRVWKNHFGRGLVETLSDFGTQGARPSHPELLDDLTHRFVEHGWSLKWLHRELMLSATYQQGSTYSREKVGIDPDNRWLWRMNRRRLDIEAWRDSLLVASDNLDRRVGGPSVVLSAAANRRRTLYAKIDRADVDDVLRLFDFPDPATHSPDRMPTTTPLQQLFVLNSTFMQQQAQGVAELLLAGGIESKEAIVLRAYRQLFAREPSSNELRFGVEFLGEHATEVPRVREYAQALLGLNEFIFVD